A single region of the Brachypodium distachyon strain Bd21 chromosome 3, Brachypodium_distachyon_v3.0, whole genome shotgun sequence genome encodes:
- the LOC100834630 gene encoding nuclear pore complex protein NUP43, with translation MADSPSFRRHPLPFSIDLVRWLPSSTSSGRLLAAAVHDLSSSQLHLLPLPDPASPLASLPLPSRATALRCSPSVLAAATSSGSLHLLPSSFDAGSAISVPSGAGFHVGPVRGLDCGGEEWVTAGEDGRVHVVSGGGDGRVVAKRVWDGKGMSGYEAARWASSAEFATGGAGCGVQWWDRRKGDAVVAQCKGIWGRGIATGMVHSIDIHPSRKHICVVGGSSGTIFAWDLRWQQQPIPLSGVGLDGTAQSVCESEVWEVLFDNYTQSSDIISSASTRMLPVMMCSEDGILAIVEQDERPLELLAEPCAINSFDIDPQNPSDVVCALEWESIGVLTRGRDAMAEE, from the exons ATGGCGGACTCCCCctccttccgccgccacccgctTCCCTTCTCCATCGACCTGGTCCGCTGGCTCccttcctccacctcctcgggccgcctcctcgccgccgccgtccacgacctctcctcttcccaactccatctcctccccctccccgaCCCTGCCTCCCCGCTCGCCTCCCTCCCGCTCCCCTCCCGAGCCACCGCCCTCCGCTGCTCCCCATCCGTGCTCGCcgcggccacctcctccggctccctccacctcctcccctcctccttcgACGCCGGCTCGGCGATATCCGTTCCCAGCGGCGCGGGGTTCCACGTGGGGCCCGTGCGCGGGCTTGACTGCGGCGGGGAGGAGTGGGTGACGGCGGGGGAGGACGGCAGGGTGCACGTGGTttccggtggcggcgacggcagggTGGTCGCGAAGAGGGTTTGGGATGGGAAGGGAATGTCGGGGTATGAGGCGGCGAGGTGGGCGTCGTCCGCGGAGTTcgccaccggcggcgccggctgcggCGTGCAGTGGTGGGACCGGAGGAAGGGGGACGCCGTGGTGGCGCAGTGCAAGGGCATCTG GGGTCGTGGCATTGCCACTGGCATGGTGCATTCCATTGATATCCATCCATCAAGAAAGCATATCTGTGTG GTGGGAGGCTCCTCAGGGACAATATTTGCTTGGGACCTACGCTGGCAACAACAACCAATACCGCTCTCTGGTGTAGGCCTTGATGGAACAGCACAATCTGTGTGTGAGAGTGAGGTCTGGGAGGTTCTTTTTGATAACTACACACAGTCTTCTGATATTATTTCATCTGCCTCAACACGAATGTTACCTGTGATGATGTGCTCAGAGGATGGAATCCTTGCAATTGTCGAACAAG ACGAGAGACCTCTTGAATTGCTTGCCGAACCCTGTGCTATCAACTCCTTTGATATTGATCCTCAGAACCCTTCT gaTGTGGTCTGTGCCCTGGAATGGGAATCAATTGGTGTTCTAACACGGGGAAGGGATGCAATGGCAGAAGAATGA